Proteins encoded in a region of the Elaeis guineensis isolate ETL-2024a chromosome 7, EG11, whole genome shotgun sequence genome:
- the LOC140850844 gene encoding pentatricopeptide repeat-containing protein At2g13600-like, whose product MRAPTQHSTAIARLCSTHRNFPSHAPKTDSFDASSRSPSIKTLASAGRLRDAFRLLIFRRHLGLPVHPDYFVAILKPCAFPETLMEGRQLHAHMVITGFNQDPFICNHLIHMYCKCGSLDDAHWVFRGMGKKNLHSWNILIAGFCRFGFLSEARQLFDEMPKRDAASWNTMISGYDQWGPCEEALGSFVRMRRTDCNVDHFGLASVISACSNLRFLGNGRGLHACSAKTGLDSHVQVGGALIGLYAKCVALKDARRVFDEIGAKELFTWNSMLAGYVQCSKIDEALLFFKEMPERDVVSWTTVVAGLAQHERNEEAIGLFQKMWEAGLMPDQISFVSVLNACVGVLDFEEGFKIHGQIMKRGFGTDVNVGSAIVVFYAKCGCMNDAKRVTDGIPLVDDFSWSVLIDQYAKHGQIDSAHELFRSLEVRSIPLWNALIGGYSELGLHEEAFKAFEEMQMDGKRGDEFTFGSLVMGVDLLGMKYGEQLHSQIIKVGVDFSVFVGSALIDMYSYCLECEAAVKIFNSIQQPNLVSWNSMISGYGLNNMDREAILTFRLMMALGVKPDNITLSLVLDSCSSLLVLCEGTQFHALAHKLGFDSDVVVGSALIDIYSKCENMDHAAQAFSDIHGHSVVSWTSLIGGYIRCGMWAKAKKLFELMPERNVVSWNAMLSGCAKYGFGLEFAATFCWRRMGNWYMPRYLKLATI is encoded by the exons ATGAGGGCTCCCACCCAGCACTCAACAGCCATTGCCCGACTCTGCTCCACCCATCGGAACTTCCCCTCCCACGCGCCCAAAACCGATTCTTTCGACGCCTCCAGCAGATCCCCATCCATCAAAACCCTCGCCAGTGCCGGCCGCCTAAGGGACGCCTTCCGATTGCTGATTTTCCGCCGCCACCTCGGCCTTCCAGTCCACCCGGACTATTTTGTAGCCATCCTTAAGCCCTGTGCCTTTCCCGAGACGCTGATGGAGGGGAGGCAGCTCCATGCCCACATGGTAATCACTGGTTTCAATCAGGATCCCTTCATCTGCAACCATTTGATCCATATGTACTGCAAATGTGGTTCCTTGGATGATGCCCACTGGGTTTTCAGGGGGATGGGGAAGAAAAATTTGCATTCTTGGAACATCCTGATTGCTGGTTTTTGCAGGTTTGGATTTTTAAGTGAAGCCAGGCAGTTGTTCGATGAAATGCCTAAAAGGGATGCAGCTTCTTGGAATACGATGATTTCAGGCTATGATCAGTGGGGTCCTTGTGAGGAGGCGTTGGGGAGTTTTGTCAGGATGAGACGTACAGATTGTAATGTGGATCATTTTGGTCTTGCAAGCGTGATCAGTGCTTGTAGCAATCTCAGATTCTTAGGGAATGGGAGAGGGTTGCATGCATGTTCTGCCAAGACCGGGCTCGATTCACATGTACAGGTTGGTGGTGCCCTTATTGGATTGTACGCAAAGTGTGTGGCATTGAAGGATGCTAGGAGGGTTTTTGATGAGATAGGTGCTAAGGAATTGTTTACATGGAATTCTATGCTCGCAGGTTATGTTCAGTGCTCAAAGATCGATGAGGCACTTCTGTTCTTTAAGGAAATGCCAGAGCGGGATGTGGTTTCTTGGACTACAGTTGTTGCTGGTCTTGCACAGCACGAAAGGAATGAGGAAGCAATTGGATTATTTCAGAAAATGTGGGAAGCTGGCTTGATGCCTGATCAGATATCTTTTGTTAGTGTTTTAAATGCATGCGTTGGGGTTTTGGATTTTGAAGAAGGGTTTAAGATTCATGGCCAGATAATGAAACGTGGATTTGGAACTGATGTGAATGTTGGAAGTGCAATTGTGGTATTTTATGCAAAATGTGGGTGTATGAATGATGCGAAAAGAGTCACAGATGGTATACCTTTGGTTGATGACTTCTCATGGAGTGTATTGATAGATCAATATGCAAAGCATGGACAAATTGATAGTGCCCATGAATTGTTTCGAAGTTTGGAAGTAAGGAGTATTCCATTATGGAATGCCCTGATTGGGGGTTATTCTGAACTTGGACTTCATGAAGAGGCTTTCAAAGCATTCGAAGAGATGCAGATGGATGGAAAAAGGGGTGATGAGTTCACCTTTGGAAGCCTCGTTATGGGTGTTgaccttttgggcatgaaatATGGCGAACAACTCCATTCACAAATAATCAAGGTTGGCGTTGATTTTTCTGTTTTTGTAGGTAGTGCTCTCATTGACATGTACAGCTACTGTTTAGAATGTGAAGCTGCTGTGAAAATATTTAATTCGATTCAGCAACCAAATCTTGTGTCATGGAATTCCATGATCTCTGGGTATGGTTTAAACAACATGGACCGGGAGGCTATACTTACATTTCGTCTAATGATGGCTTTAGGTGTAAAACCAGATAATATCACATTGTCACTTGTTCTTGATTCATGCTCAAGTTTATTGGTGCTATGTGAGGGAACCCAGTTTCATGCTTTAGCCCATAAATTGGGATTTGATTCAGATGTTGTGGTTGGAAGTGCTTTAATAGACATTTATTCAAAGTGTGAGAACATGGACCATGCAGCTCAAGCATTCAGTGACATACATGGGCACTCTGTTGTTAGCTGGACTTCACTGATTGGTGGTTACATAAGATGTGGAATGTGGGCTAAAGCAAAGAAGCTTTTTGAACTAATGCCAGAGCGGAATGTTGTTTCTTGGAATGCAATGCTTTCAGGATGTGCAAAATATGGCTTTGGATTAGAG TTTGCAGCAACTTTTTGCTGGAGGAGAATGGGAAACTGGTACATGCCCAGATATTTAAAACTGGCTACCATATGA